A genomic window from Elaeis guineensis isolate ETL-2024a chromosome 3, EG11, whole genome shotgun sequence includes:
- the LOC105035816 gene encoding 14-3-3-like protein 16R, translating into MAGAREKNMYMAKLAEKANRYDEMVEFLEKVAAAAVAAEGKELTLEERDLLLVAYRTIVNDRRKSRQIVSSTEQEESRGNEDYAADIRDLRAKIEDDLTSRCAGILRLLDASLIPSASAAHSKVFYNKMKGDFHRYLAEFKTGSEREDAAKSALAAYNSAQDIAMAELAWSHPIRLNLCLGFSVFYYRILDSPGQACTLAKQALDGATPEHKESGRLLRRIRHNLASWTPDTEPDSADDSDDSDDSNDSHVIAKEAPKHEDEQR; encoded by the exons ATGGCGGGAGCGAGGGAGAAGAACATGTACATGGCGAAGCTCGCCGAGAAGGCGAATCGGTACGACGAGATGGTGGAGTTCTTGGAGaaggtggcggcggcggcggtggcggcggaGGGGAAGGAGCTTACCCTGGAGGAGCGCGACCTCCTCTTGGTGGCCTACAGGACGATCGTCAACGACCGCCGGAAGTCCCGGCAGATTGTGTCGTCGACCGAGCAGGAGGAGAGCCGCGGCAACGAGGACTACGCCGCGGACATCCGAGACTTGCGTGCCAAGATCGAGGACGACCTCACTAGCAGATGCGCCGGGATTCTCAGGCTGCTAGACGCAAGTCTCATTCCTTCCGCTTCCGCCGCCCACTCCAAGGTATTCTACAACAAGATGAAGGGCGACTTCCACCGCTATCTCGCAGAGTTCAAGACCGGCTCCGAAAGGGAGGACGCTGCGAAGAGTGCTCTCGCCGCCTACAACTCTGCACAG GATATTGCGATGGCGGAGCTGGCATGGTCGCACCCGATCCGGTTGAATTTGTGTCTTGGCTTCTCGGTGTTTTACTACAGGATCTTGGACTCCCCGGGCCAGGCATGCACTCTCGCGAAACAG GCATTGGATGGAGCAACTCCAGAGCATAAGGAATCGGGCAGGCTCCTGCGGCGCATCCGACATAATCTTGCGTCGTGGACTCCAGACACGGAG CCTGACAGTGCGGATGACTCAGATGACTCGGATGACTCAAATGACTCTCACGTGATAGCTAAAGAAGCACCCAAGCATGAGGATGAACAGCGGTAG